The Macaca nemestrina isolate mMacNem1 chromosome 12, mMacNem.hap1, whole genome shotgun sequence genome contains a region encoding:
- the LOC105476255 gene encoding prostate and testis expressed protein 3, translating to MMKKKVSSLEPTDLCLQPLASFSCTRDFRVRMNKYFLFLFPLCCLIVAVTSLRCITCHLRTRTDRCRRGFGACTAQKDEACMLLKIYQGNTLQISYMVCQKFCRDMTFDLGNRTYVHTCCNHNYCNFQL from the exons ATGATGAAGAAGAAGGTTTCCTCTCTGGAGCCTACAGACCTGTGCTTACAGCCCCTAGCGTCTTTTTCCTGCACAAGAGATTTCCGGGTCAGGATGAACAAATACTTCTTGttcctcttccccctttgctgCCTCATTGTGG CAGTGACATCACTTCGGTGCATAACATGCCACCTTCGCACACGGACAGACCGCTGCAGAAGAGGCTTTGGTGCCTGTACTGCTCAGAAGGACGAGGCATGCATGCTCTTAAAGATCTACCAGG GCAATACTCTGCAGATATCATACATGGTGTGTCAGAAATTCTGCAGAGACATGACATTTGATCTCGGGAATCGGACTTATGTTCATACATGCTGCAACCACAATTACTGTAACTTCCAACTCTAA